From Babylonia areolata isolate BAREFJ2019XMU chromosome 14, ASM4173473v1, whole genome shotgun sequence:
tgGAACTGAAACATTCTTCCAAACCGCCCTGGTCCTGGGAAGACGTGTGATGCAGCCTGGTCGTTCATATTCACCACTGAATTGTCGCCTCCGGCAAAAAAAGCCCCTCGGtcggcgacaaatcagcggttaCTATATCAAACGCCAAATTTTcgcggttttttgtgtgtgtgtgtgttgttgttggtggtggtggtggtggtgtttgtcgtGTTGATGATACTAAagacaacgacgataatgatgatgatcatgaagatgaAAATGACGACGATGGCTAGGACGATGACTAATTAATATGATGAGAGGTGTGcatactgtttctttttttcaaattctctTTGACAAAAAATGGAGAGAAACCAAGCAATGGTAAACATATAGCCGAAAGAAATAcattatgaaggagagagagggggtggggggagaaagagagagacagagacagagagatagagacagagatagagacagagaagctcGAACCGAGTTTTGTCTTTAGACATGTTTTGCCATGTTCGCCGCTCTCGGTAGTTTTGCTTTTGAGTCTGCATTATGTCACAATCATCACTGTGTATGACGTCATTTTAAAATAACGCAATACAAACTGTTCGAGCTATGAACTTCAAGTGAAGGAAACAGGGTCGACAGACCAGAGGTTACTATATCAAACGCCAAACtgtcgcttttgtgtgtgtgtgtgtgtgtgtgtgtttgcttgtcatGTTGATGAGACTAaagacaatgacgataatgatgacgatcatgaagatgaagatgacgacgatggcaaggatgatgaatgatatgatgagagaaaaaaaaaaaagatgtgcatactgtttctttttttacaaacTCTCTTTGACGAAGAATGGAGAGAAACCAAGCAACGGTAAACATATAACCTAAAGAAAGAcattgtgaaggagagagaggggggggggggagagaaagagagagacagagatagagacagagaagctcGAACCGAGTTTTGTCTTTAGACATGTTTTGCCATGTTCGCCGCTCTCGGTAGTTTTGCTTTTGAGTCTGCATTATGTCACAATCATCACTGTGTATGACGTCATTTTAAAATAACGCAATACAAACTGTTCGAGCTATGAACTTCAAGTGAAGGAAACAGGGTCGACAGACCAGAGGTTACTATATCAAACGCCAAACtgtcgcttttgtgtgtgtgtgtgtgtgtgtgtgtgtgttgcttgtcaTGTTGATGAGACTAAagacaacgacgataatgatgacgatcatgaagatgaagatgacgacgatggtaaggatgatgaatgatatgatgagagagaaaaaaggtgtgCATACTGTTTCTTTCTTACAAACTCTGTTTGACGAAGAATGGAGAGAAACCTAGCAACGGTAAACATATAGCCTaaagaaagacaatgacaaaggagatagagagagagagagaaagagagaggggggtagggggggggggggctcgaacCGAGTTTTGTCTTTAGACATGTTTCGCCATGTTCCCTGCTTGGTAGTTTGTTTTTGAGTctgcattatttttatttttattttcttatttatatttctctttttatcataacagatttctctgtgtgaaattcaggctgctctccccagggagagcgcgtcgctacactagagcgccacccattttttaaatattttttcctgagtgcaattttatttgtttttcctatcaaagtggatttttctacagaattttgccaggaacaacccttttgttgccgtgggatcttttacgtgcgctaagtgcatgttgcacacggggccaaggtttatcgtctcatccgaatgactagcgtccagaccaccactcaaggtctagtggagggggagaaaatatcggcggctgagccgtgattcgaaccagcgcgctcagattctctcccttcccaaggccaccactccacatgtcGCAATCATCATTGTGTATGACGTCATATTTAAAATAACGCAATACAACAGTTCGCGTTATGAACTTcaagtgaaggaaagaaggttGACAAATCAGCCGTGATTAATAATTCAAACTGTTGCCTGCTTTGGGACGTGAGACATACGTATCTTTTGGTGCACTGCTGTGCGCATTCAGGACATATATTTCTCACGTCTAGTTTTCATCAGCAGTTCACGGTTGGCAGTCAAAGGGAAATGAATTACTTGGTTTATCCCTGTCTTCCAGAATGTTCGACAAGTGCTTATATCCCTTGGTCTTGTACCGCCTGTGCTGTATTACTCTTAGGCAGTGGAAAATAGCGAGGTCACTTGCTGACACGGCTGGTCAAAATGGTGTTGTCTAGAAAAGATCAATCCCGGCTCATTTTTCGAAGGGTCACAGCCTTAGAAGTGGCTCAGGAAGCACAGAAAGGTGTGGACATTGAGGAAGGAAGCCTGTGCAGTATCTTTGTgttgatttcttccacagaactttgccagaggacaacactcttgttgccatgggttcgtcaagtgcgtgctgcacacgagacctcggttcatcgtctcttccgaataacTAGACGCGCAGTTTGATATTCCAGTAAAATacgggagaaagaagaagagggggaatcACTCCGACATCCTAGTGCACACTGTgggcaggtaagcgtcttaaccaccttGAAACtaaaaagaatctctctctctctctctctctctctctctctctctctatatatatatatatatatatatatatatatatatatatatatgtgtgtgtgtgtgtgtgtgtgtgtgtgtgtgtgtcgatatatgtatatatatatatatattgatcatatatatgtgtgtgtgtgtgtgtgtgtgtgtgtgtcgatatatgtatatatatatatatatatatatatatatatatattgataatatatatagagagagagagatatatatatatctccggtGAACAAAACTTTTGTTTGTAAACTGCAATGATAAAGATCTATCTCTAATTTGGCTGATATCGTCTTGATGTGTAGGAATTACCTCTCTTTAAAGACGTATGTCGCACCACACCAACAAACTGGTACGGTGACACCTTTCTCATCTTAGATATTCCCCTTCAAGTTGGACTGGGGGTGGCGTAATAATTCTACTTTCCGCAATTCGTTTTATTACAGCCTTAAACATCGTTTCGTTTCCTGTCTAAACTTGCTGCCGCTCAGCAAATACAGGTAAAAGTTCGAGGCACTGGCTGCAAACCACATGATATACGTCACAACTTCTGCCAGGTTTAGGACGGCATTGAAATGTTGGTCAACGATTTCTGTGTCCAGTGCCCTTCGGTACGCGTCATAGATACACACAGGGAGGGTGAGGATGACGAACGCTGTTGATGTGAGGATGAGAGTCACAGCCATGGGGTACACAGTTTTCTGATGATCAATGCTTCCTCTCAGTTTCCTTGACACGTGGATGGAGCTGACTACCTGTGACACCAGAACACTGTTCCCGATGAAAAGCAGCAGAAATGGAATCACTGAAGCCACGAAAAGGTCGATGACGGTATAGATACCGATAAAATGCGCGTACTTTTCTCTCGACACGCATTCTGAGTACTCGCGCGAATATGCAAAGGTGAACAAAAAATGAAGGTTTAGCAGACAGGCTGTAGTAGTCACTGCGGCGATGATGGCCTTCCCCCTCCTCACGGTGCACAGAACCCCGACACGGTGCGGTAAGACCACTGACGTCACTCGCTGATACGTCATCGACACCAGAAACCAGGCTGAAGTCTGGGTACTTGTGTACCCCACGAATTGTGTGACCGTGCACAAGACATTGGTCTGGAGAAAGGACGGCAGCCAGGAGAACACTGTGTCCACCCAGTACCACAACATGGACGTCAGCAGACACTGGTCAGACACGGCCAGAGCAGTGAAGTACAAAGACAAACAAGCAGTGGACTGTGAAGCCcgcatccctcgcatcaccaccactgtcatcacattgCCGAACGTCCCGAAGACCATAAGCACCAGTGGTGCCACAGACCACAAAATAAATGTAATGTCATTGAGAAAGATCACTGAAGTAGATGGTTTCAGAGCTCTGCCCTCTTTGGAAGAACCAGTTACATTTTCAAACAAATATGTTGATGACATTTCTAAAACACCTTTTGCTCAATGAAAAAGATGTATTTTCAGTATTTCATCCCCGTATGACAAATTTGTTTTATCAGTTTGTCCACTGCATTGCAAGCAATCATAGGTAGAGAAGAAACACCACAGTTCAGAATTCACTTTTATACAATGTTGATAAGTTATTCAATGCCTCTTAATTATGTCTGAAACTGATGTTGGAAACTAAGTGTTAACACTATATGcaaacagacacgcatacacattctGACACACATACGctacgcacacgtatacacagacgcaggcgcgcgcgcgggcacgcacacacacatgcatactcacgcatgtaGACACACGCTCGTGCACGTGCATGCagatacatgcacgcactcacacacatcctcacacacagacatatccacgcacacaagaaacacacacacacacacacacacacacacacacacacacacacacacacacacacacacacacacacacacacacacacacacacattttcatacgtcttgtgggttttttttcgtgcttCGTTTCAACTGATTCTGGCCGAACGCTTCATTAAATATTGAccatttttattttctaaacatAACGATCTGTTTCCCCTAGCGTCCGGAAAATGTCACCAGTTCGCCATTAAGTTGTAACCTTTTATGCGTTTTGCTTGCATCGAATGAAGAGAGGCATCAAAATATTTACACTTATTAATTGAAAAAATGGCGACTTTCTGctgtctatccacacacacacacacacacacacacacacacacacgcacgcacgcacgcacgcacgcacgcacgcacgcacgcacacacatttacaaacacatatatgcatacatacatacatacatacatctttccaattgttctctctctctctctctctctctctctctctctctctctctctctctctctctctctctctgcctgtctgtctgtctgtatgtgtgtgtgtgtgtgtgtgtgtgcgcgcgcgcgcgcgcgcgtgtgtgtgtgtgtaaagagaaagataggaagagagggaaagcaaaacataataataacaataataataataataataataataataataataataataaagacaaataaaataaacGCAGTTAACAACTTtactggggggttttgttgttgttgttttttgttgtttgtttggttgttttggttgggtttttttgtttgcttgtttgttttttgtttttgcttttaagaAATTGCTTTTAGAATACTACATAAAAACGAGAGAATATTGGCGCTGAAGAAATATTTATGTGTAGATACCCTTCAAAGACAGCACCATGGGTCTATTTCCTCTTTGCCACCTTCGCTGGAACACCTcacttttgaatttttttcatgGTAAACAATCGATAAACAAGTCACTGGGATTGGTAAGAACAATCTGAAAAGTGTTGCTGATATTACAGTAGGTTTTCGATGTTGCACTGGGGCTAATCTATCTCACAGCTGCTGATATTACAGTAGGTTTTCGATGGTGCACTGGGGCTAATCTATCTCACAGTTGCTGATATTACAGTAGGTTTTCGATGGTGCACTGGGGCTAATCTATCTCACAGTTGCTGATATTACAGTAGGTTTTCGATGTTGCACTGGGGCTAATCTATCTCACAACATCAGCTCTGCCTTTGAGGGCCTCCGAAAAAGCTTTGATGATTGACATGCATAATGATTATCTGGTGATTTCAATGCTGATGCAGAAAACATTACTTTGGACACCACCACCCTGTGTGAACACTACAGGCAAACTCGTCGATGTTCGTGGGTACAGATGGACAGTTGGTCAGACAGATGCAGGCTAGAGGTAGATGACATTTGTGATGGTGTAACCCTGGTGTACACCGGGTATGTGGATGTCGAAAACTATAATGTGACCCTGATGTATGTAAGAGGTAGAGGAGGGCACAGACTGTGACGTTATGAATCTAATACAAGTGTGTATTAGTGTGGAGGTGGGCGAAAAATATGGTGTGGTACCCCTGATACATACCGTACACCGGGTAGATGAGGTAGAAAACTGCGATGATGTAACCTTGATATATACCgggtagaggaggaagaaaactGTGATGATGTAACCTTGATATATACCGGGTAGAGGAGGCAGAAAAACTGTGATGATGTAACCTTGATATATAGCGGGTAGAGGAGGTAGAAAACTGTGATGATGTAACCTTGATATATACCGGGTAGAGGGGGGCAGAAAACTGATGATGTAACCTTGATATATACCGGGTAGAGGACGTAGAAAACTGTGATGATGTAACCTTGATATATACCGGTTAGAGGAGGTAGAAAACTGCGATGATGTAACCTTGATATATACCAGGTAGATGAGGAAGAAAACTGTGATGATCTAACCTTGATATATACCAGGTAGATGAGGAAGAAAACTGTGATGATGTAACCTTGATATATACCAGGTAGATGAGGAGAAACACCAGGTAGATAGGAAGAAAACTGTGATGATGTAACCTTGATATATACCAGGTAGATGAGGAAGAAAACTGTGATGATGTAACCTTGATATATAGCgggtagaggaggaagaaaaactgTGATGATGTAACCTTGATATATACCgggtagaggaggaagaaaaactgTGATGATGTAACCTTGATATAAAGCGGGTAGAGAGAAGAAAACTGTGATGATGTGGGAGGAAGAAAACTGGTGATGTAACCTTGATATATAGCGGGTAGAGGAGGCAGAAAAACTGTGATGATGTAACCTTGATATATAGCgggtagaggaggaagaaaactGTGATGATGTAACCTTGATATATAGCgggtagaggaggaagaagactgtGATGGTGTAACCTTGATATATAGCggggaaaaggggtgggagggggcgagggggggggggcagaaaaactGTGGTGATGTAACCTTGATATATACCGGGtagaagcgcttcttttggcctccatgggagcacttgccatgttggagttcgccgtacagcagtttcttggggagccggtggtctggcatgcgaactacatggcctgcccagcgcagctgggcctacatcaagatggtgtagatgctgggcaagtttgtacgagtgagcacctctgtgtcagggatcttctcttgccactctatgctgagaagttttctgaggctggtggtgtggaagtggttccgctttttggcgtggcgtctgtagaccgtccatgattcacatccatagaacTCTGGACCTCGTcatgccactggatacagacggtctcggacaagagagtgaggtcgacggtgcgcaactcctcctcactataaacaaagtcatcgcgcaagtcatcagtcatccttcatcccataccatcattttcccccagccctgtggcgacaggcgagcgacgaagcgacaggtgtgggtacactgacagtcgtagccgcggacctgcacagaggcggctcaggccatagggtcgttttatAGCGGGTAGTAGAGGAAGAAAGCTCTGATGATGTAACATTGATATATACCGGGTAGAGAACGAAAACTGATGAAGTAATTATGATGTATACCGTAAACCGGGTGGAAGACGATGATAGATGTGAGGGTGTAACCTGTTATATACCGGGTAGAGGAGAGCGAAAACTGTGACCTGATATATGTATCGGGTGGAGGGGGCAAAAACCGTGATGGTGTAACCCTGACACATACCGAATGGTGGACGTCGACAGTTGTGGTGGTGTATACCTGACACACACCGGGTGGAGAGCGAAAATTGTGATGATGAAACCCTATCAGagccccccaacccaaccccacgtcttcacgcgcgcacacacacacacacacacacacacacacacacacacacaatcacgtgtCCACATCCTGCAGATAGCAGCTGTTCGGGGATACATAGAGACTGTGCTGGTAACGTGACAAACAGGACAGCTCGGATATCTTCTTGCTAGTGTGTGTACAACGTTTACACCCGAGAACTACAGCCAGAGAACAGCtcgttttttgtgtatgtattgttgcagttgtcattgctgttgttgttgttgcaacgaTTCATACAATGTCATCACTTTTTATAGCTTTTTTAGTCGTCCATATGACCATGTCTTTATTTTCTAACATATATTCTACCGCTGGATCATCCTGCAAAATGTCACAAAAGTTCTTGCTCTTAAATTCCCTGAGGATGTGTTACTTCAGCCCAGGCTATATCAGTGTATCAAAACGTAGCTTTGTTCGAAAATGGTACTTGTCT
This genomic window contains:
- the LOC143289693 gene encoding uncharacterized protein LOC143289693, coding for MVFGTFGNVMTVVVMRGMRASQSTACLSLYFTALAVSDQCLLTSMLWYWVDTVFSWLPSFLQTNVLCTVTQFVGYTSTQTSAWFLVSMTYQRVTSVVLPHRVGVLCTVRRGKAIIAAVTTTACLLNLHFLFTFAYSREYSECVSREKYAHFIGIYTVIDLFVASVIPFLLLFIGNSVLVSQVVSSIHVSRKLRGSIDHQKTVYPMAVTLILTSTAFVILTLPVCIYDAYRRALDTEIVDQHFNAVLNLAEVVTYIMWFAASASNFYLYLLSGSKFRQETKRCLRL